A stretch of the Oceanicola sp. D3 genome encodes the following:
- the lysA gene encoding diaminopimelate decarboxylase produces the protein MDHFLYRDGVLHAEDVPISEIAAQVGTPFYVYSAATLTRHYKLFEEALDGVPHCICFAMKSLANQAVLTLLGKLGAGMDVVSGGEYARAIAAGVPGDKIVFSGVGKTRAEMAMALESGIRQFNIESEPEMEALSEVACAMGAEAPVTIRVNPDVDAKTHEKISTGKKGDKFGIPISRAKEAYARAAALPGLRVVGIDVHIGSQLTDLAPFETAFEKVVELTHALRAEGHTIERLDLGGGLGIPYERNNSGPPLPIEYGAMIKRVTEGLGVEVEIEPGRLISGNAGMLVAAVIYEKDGDGTDFLIIDAAMNDLLRPAMYGAHHDIVPVIEAEPGVEQRSYDIVGPVCESGDTFAKARALAPVKPGELVGFRSAGAYGAVMSSEYNSRPLIPEVLVSGDNFAVIRERPTFDEMIARDKVPSWV, from the coding sequence ATGGACCATTTTCTCTACCGTGACGGCGTGTTGCATGCCGAGGATGTGCCGATCTCCGAGATCGCGGCGCAGGTTGGCACGCCGTTCTACGTGTATTCCGCCGCCACGCTGACCCGGCATTACAAGCTGTTCGAAGAGGCGCTGGACGGCGTGCCGCATTGCATTTGCTTTGCGATGAAGAGCCTTGCCAATCAGGCGGTTCTGACCCTGCTGGGCAAGCTCGGGGCGGGGATGGATGTGGTGTCTGGCGGGGAATATGCCCGGGCAATTGCCGCCGGTGTGCCGGGCGACAAGATTGTGTTTTCCGGCGTCGGCAAGACCCGCGCCGAAATGGCGATGGCGCTGGAGAGCGGCATTCGCCAGTTCAACATCGAGAGCGAGCCGGAGATGGAGGCGCTGAGCGAGGTGGCCTGCGCGATGGGGGCCGAGGCGCCGGTGACGATCCGGGTGAACCCGGATGTGGATGCCAAGACCCATGAGAAAATTTCGACCGGCAAGAAGGGTGACAAGTTTGGCATCCCGATCAGCCGCGCCAAGGAGGCCTATGCCCGTGCCGCCGCGCTGCCCGGCCTGAGGGTGGTGGGGATCGACGTGCATATCGGCAGCCAGCTCACCGACCTTGCGCCCTTCGAGACCGCCTTTGAGAAGGTGGTGGAGCTGACCCATGCGTTGCGCGCGGAGGGCCACACGATTGAGCGGCTCGATCTTGGTGGCGGCCTTGGCATCCCCTACGAGCGCAACAACTCCGGCCCGCCGCTGCCGATTGAATATGGCGCGATGATCAAGCGCGTTACCGAGGGGCTGGGCGTTGAGGTGGAGATTGAGCCGGGGCGGCTGATTTCGGGCAATGCGGGTATGCTGGTGGCCGCCGTGATCTACGAGAAGGACGGGGATGGCACCGACTTTCTGATCATCGACGCGGCGATGAACGACCTGCTGCGGCCAGCGATGTATGGCGCGCACCATGACATCGTGCCGGTGATCGAGGCGGAGCCGGGGGTGGAGCAGCGCAGCTATGATATCGTCGGGCCTGTCTGCGAAAGCGGCGATACCTTTGCCAAGGCGCGTGCCTTGGCGCCGGTGAAGCCCGGTGAGCTCGTCGGGTTTCGCTCGGCGGGTGCATATGGTGCCGTAATGTCGAGCGAATACAACTCGCGGCCGCTCATTCCGGAGGTGCTGGTGAGCGGAGATAACTTTGCTGTCATACGGGAAAGACCGACCTTTGACGAAATGATTGCCCGCGATAAGGTTCCCTCATGGGTGTAG
- a CDS encoding lipoprotein — protein MKPLAAFALLLTLAACGVDGDPEPPAEPGISVSGKVKVGITGGSG, from the coding sequence ATGAAACCTCTCGCTGCGTTTGCCCTGCTGTTGACCCTTGCCGCTTGCGGTGTGGATGGCGATCCGGAGCCGCCAGCGGAGCCGGGCATCAGCGTGAGTGGCAAGGTGAAGGTGGGGATCACCGGGGGCAGTGGCTGA
- the argH gene encoding argininosuccinate lyase, with amino-acid sequence MTETSKTSANAMWGGRFSAGVDAIMEAINASIGFDQRMAQQDIAGSRAHAAMLAQVGIISDSDAEAIREGLLTVLSEIEGGAFEFSAALEDIHMNVEARLVELIGDAGKRLHTGRSRNDQVALDFRMWVRDQCDAAVPAIRAVQKALLAQAETGADWVMPGYTHLQVAQPVTWGHHMLAYVEMLGRDVTRFEDARARMNESPLGAAALAGTSFPIDREATAKALGFDRPMANSLDAVADRDFALEFMAAASICAMHLSRLAEELVIWSSAQFRFVTMSDTWSTGSSIMPQKKNPDAAELIRGKIGRILGANLGLLTVMKGLPLTYSKDMQEDKEGVFDAADTLMLALAAMAGMVETMSPNREKLAEAAGTGFSTATDLADWCVRVLNLPFRDAHHVTGALVAMAEKQGCDLPDLTLEQMQSVKPEITEDVFTVLSVDNSVASRTSYGGTAPDNVRAQIARWKDALA; translated from the coding sequence ATGACAGAGACCTCCAAGACCAGTGCCAACGCCATGTGGGGCGGGCGTTTTTCTGCCGGTGTGGACGCGATCATGGAGGCGATCAATGCCTCGATCGGGTTTGACCAACGGATGGCGCAGCAGGATATCGCGGGCAGCCGCGCCCATGCCGCCATGCTCGCGCAGGTCGGCATCATCTCGGATAGCGATGCCGAGGCGATCCGGGAAGGGCTGCTCACGGTGTTGTCAGAGATCGAAGGCGGCGCATTCGAGTTTTCCGCCGCGCTGGAGGACATTCACATGAATGTCGAGGCGCGGCTGGTGGAGCTGATCGGGGATGCGGGCAAGCGGCTGCACACCGGGCGGAGCCGGAATGATCAGGTGGCGCTCGATTTTCGGATGTGGGTGCGTGACCAGTGCGATGCGGCGGTGCCAGCGATCCGCGCGGTGCAGAAGGCGCTGCTGGCGCAGGCCGAGACCGGGGCGGATTGGGTGATGCCGGGCTACACGCATTTGCAGGTCGCCCAGCCGGTGACATGGGGCCACCACATGCTGGCCTATGTCGAGATGCTGGGGCGCGATGTGACGCGGTTTGAGGACGCGCGGGCACGGATGAACGAGTCGCCGCTGGGCGCGGCGGCGCTGGCGGGCACGAGCTTTCCGATTGATCGGGAGGCGACGGCCAAGGCGCTGGGCTTTGATCGGCCGATGGCCAACAGCCTTGATGCGGTGGCGGACCGGGACTTTGCACTGGAGTTCATGGCGGCGGCGAGCATTTGTGCGATGCATTTGAGCCGCTTGGCGGAGGAGCTGGTGATCTGGTCATCGGCGCAGTTCCGCTTCGTCACCATGTCCGACACCTGGTCCACCGGCTCCTCTATCATGCCGCAGAAGAAGAACCCCGATGCCGCCGAGCTGATCCGCGGCAAGATCGGGCGCATCCTTGGTGCCAACCTTGGCTTGTTGACGGTGATGAAGGGCTTGCCGCTGACCTATTCCAAGGACATGCAGGAAGACAAAGAGGGCGTCTTTGATGCCGCCGACACGCTGATGCTGGCGCTGGCCGCGATGGCGGGGATGGTGGAAACCATGAGCCCCAACCGCGAGAAGCTGGCCGAGGCGGCGGGCACGGGCTTTTCGACCGCGACCGACTTGGCGGACTGGTGCGTGCGGGTGCTGAACCTGCCGTTCCGTGACGCGCACCACGTGACCGGCGCTCTGGTTGCGATGGCCGAGAAACAGGGCTGCGACCTGCCAGACCTAACGCTGGAACAGATGCAATCGGTCAAGCCTGAGATCACCGAAGATGTCTTCACGGTCTTGTCGGTAGACAACTCGGTGGCCTCGCGCACATCCTATGGCGGAACGGCGCCCGATAACGTGAGGGCGCAGATTGCCCGCTGGAAGGATGCCTTGGCATGA
- a CDS encoding TlpA disulfide reductase family protein, protein MKRLIAAVLYTALSLTANTGSASAQDIAALRDGSMKKLAVHATPREVPTEAFDGPDGPLTLADLKGEVIILNFWATWCAPCRKEMPALAELGAAFEGKGARVVTVATGRNPDGAVTRFLTEIGLADLPVYRDPRQKLARNMGVLGLPVTVILNAEGQEVARLTGDAEWNSDSARAIIAALVAEGG, encoded by the coding sequence ATGAAACGTCTGATTGCCGCGGTTCTCTACACGGCGCTGAGCCTCACTGCAAACACGGGCAGCGCAAGCGCCCAAGACATTGCCGCCCTGCGCGACGGCAGCATGAAAAAGCTCGCCGTGCACGCCACGCCCCGCGAGGTGCCCACCGAGGCGTTCGACGGCCCCGATGGCCCCCTCACCCTCGCCGATCTGAAGGGCGAGGTCATCATCCTCAACTTCTGGGCCACATGGTGTGCCCCCTGCCGCAAGGAAATGCCCGCGCTGGCCGAACTTGGCGCAGCCTTCGAGGGCAAGGGCGCCCGCGTCGTCACCGTGGCCACCGGGCGCAACCCCGACGGCGCCGTCACCCGCTTTCTCACCGAAATCGGCCTTGCCGACCTGCCGGTCTACCGCGATCCGCGCCAAAAACTCGCCCGCAACATGGGCGTGCTGGGCCTTCCGGTAACGGTCATCCTCAACGCCGAGGGCCAGGAGGTTGCCCGCCTCACCGGCGATGCCGAATGGAACAGCGACAGCGCCCGCGCCATCATCGCCGCGCTGGTGGCAGAGGGCGGTTGA
- a CDS encoding DNA-3-methyladenine glycosylase I gives MGERCGWVGQDQIYIDYHDEEWGVPEYDGRALYEKLMLDGFQAGLSWITILKKRDNFRATFEGFEPARIAEWGEAEVARCLADPGIVRHRGKIEAAIGNARGWLEIEAREGFSAYLWNYVDGKPVQNRWASLAEVPAKTAVSEAISKDLKKQGFRFVGPTIVYAFMQAVGMVNDHVVGCPRHGDCAALG, from the coding sequence ATGGGCGAGCGCTGCGGCTGGGTCGGGCAGGACCAGATCTACATCGACTACCACGATGAGGAGTGGGGCGTGCCGGAATATGACGGGCGGGCGCTGTATGAAAAGCTCATGCTCGACGGGTTTCAGGCCGGGCTTTCGTGGATCACCATTCTGAAAAAGCGCGATAATTTTCGCGCCACCTTCGAGGGGTTCGAGCCTGCGCGGATTGCGGAATGGGGCGAAGCCGAGGTGGCGCGCTGTCTGGCCGATCCGGGGATCGTGCGGCACCGGGGCAAGATCGAGGCGGCCATTGGCAATGCGCGGGGCTGGCTGGAGATTGAGGCGCGGGAGGGGTTTTCGGCCTACCTCTGGAATTACGTCGACGGCAAGCCGGTGCAGAATCGCTGGGCCTCGCTGGCCGAGGTGCCGGCAAAGACGGCGGTTTCGGAGGCGATCTCGAAAGACCTGAAGAAGCAGGGCTTCCGCTTTGTCGGGCCGACGATCGTTTATGCCTTCATGCAGGCGGTGGGCATGGTGAATGACCACGTGGTGGGCTGCCCGCGCCATGGCGACTGCGCCGCGCTCGGTTGA
- a CDS encoding EAL domain-containing protein — translation MAGAEPRRQIFEANDTSPLGAAVRQRDENILSMVRAALDRRDVMLAFQPIVSTLDHGRTAFYEGLIRVLDDTGRVIPAREFIGACETNEIGRIIDCLALEMGLTALHQAPALRLAINMSARSIGYPRWMQTLERGLTMDPTLAERLIIEITEASAMIMPDITSVFMLDLQTRGISFALDDFGAGYTAFRYFKDFFFDILKIDGQFVRGISHDPDNRVLVQAMVSIARHFDMFTVAEFVENAEDAAALSALGVDCLQGYHFGAPTTSPGWKEFPQGMRRTG, via the coding sequence ATGGCCGGAGCAGAACCACGGCGGCAAATCTTCGAGGCCAATGACACTTCTCCGCTCGGCGCAGCGGTGCGCCAGCGCGACGAGAATATCCTGTCGATGGTCCGCGCCGCGCTGGACAGGCGCGATGTCATGCTCGCCTTTCAACCCATCGTCAGCACCCTCGATCACGGCAGAACCGCCTTTTACGAGGGGCTGATCCGCGTGCTCGATGACACCGGGCGGGTGATTCCCGCGCGGGAGTTCATCGGTGCCTGCGAAACCAACGAGATCGGTCGAATCATCGATTGTCTCGCGCTCGAAATGGGGCTTACAGCGCTGCATCAGGCCCCCGCCCTGCGGCTGGCCATCAACATGTCGGCCCGCTCTATCGGCTATCCGCGCTGGATGCAGACGCTGGAGCGCGGCCTCACGATGGATCCAACGCTGGCGGAGCGCCTGATCATCGAAATCACCGAAGCCTCGGCCATGATCATGCCCGATATCACCTCGGTTTTCATGCTCGATCTGCAAACCCGCGGCATCTCCTTCGCGCTGGATGATTTCGGGGCGGGCTACACCGCCTTCCGCTATTTCAAGGATTTCTTCTTCGATATCCTCAAGATCGACGGGCAGTTCGTGCGCGGCATCAGCCACGACCCCGACAACCGCGTGCTGGTGCAGGCCATGGTCTCCATCGCCCGCCACTTCGACATGTTCACCGTAGCCGAATTCGTCGAGAACGCCGAAGATGCCGCCGCGCTTTCGGCGCTCGGGGTGGATTGCCTGCAGGGCTACCACTTCGGCGCGCCCACCACCTCACCGGGGTGGAAGGAATTTCCCCAAGGCATGCGCCGCACCGGCTAA
- a CDS encoding acetyl-CoA C-acetyltransferase, with the protein MTNVVIASAARTPVGSFLGSFANTPAHDLGKAVLEAIVERAGIEKGEVSETILGQVLTAGQGQNPARQAHVNAGLPTEAAAWGINQVCGSGLRAVALGAQHIQLGDASIVAAGGQENMSMSPHCASLRQGQKMGDMKYIDTMIRDGLWDAFNGYHMGQTAENVADQWQITRDQQDEFAVASQNKAEAAQKAGKFDDEIAAYTISTRKGDIVVDKDEYIRHGATMEAMQKLRPAFTKEGSVTAANASGLNDGAAAVLLMSADDAEKRGIQPLARIASYATAGLDPSIMGVGPIYASRKALDKAGWSVSDLDLVEANEAFAAQACAVNKDMGWDPSIVNVNGGAIAIGHPIGASGCRVLNTLLFEMQRRDAKKGLATLCIGGGMGVAMCLERP; encoded by the coding sequence ATGACCAACGTCGTAATCGCCTCAGCCGCGCGGACCCCTGTGGGCTCCTTCCTCGGCTCCTTCGCCAACACCCCGGCCCATGATCTCGGCAAGGCCGTTCTGGAGGCCATCGTCGAGCGTGCGGGCATCGAAAAGGGCGAGGTTTCCGAAACCATCCTCGGCCAGGTGCTCACTGCCGGTCAGGGCCAAAACCCCGCCCGACAAGCCCATGTCAATGCCGGTCTGCCCACCGAGGCCGCCGCATGGGGCATCAACCAGGTCTGCGGCTCCGGCCTGCGCGCCGTGGCGCTCGGCGCCCAGCACATCCAGCTTGGCGATGCCTCCATCGTCGCCGCAGGCGGGCAGGAAAACATGTCGATGTCCCCCCACTGCGCCTCCCTGCGTCAGGGCCAGAAGATGGGCGACATGAAGTATATCGACACGATGATCCGCGATGGTCTTTGGGATGCCTTCAACGGCTACCACATGGGCCAGACCGCCGAGAACGTGGCCGACCAGTGGCAGATCACTCGCGACCAGCAGGATGAGTTCGCCGTTGCCTCCCAGAACAAGGCCGAAGCCGCGCAAAAGGCCGGCAAGTTCGACGATGAGATCGCCGCCTACACCATTAGCACCCGCAAGGGCGACATCGTGGTCGACAAGGATGAATACATCCGCCACGGCGCAACCATGGAAGCCATGCAAAAGCTGCGCCCCGCCTTCACCAAAGAGGGCTCCGTCACCGCCGCCAACGCCTCCGGCCTCAATGATGGCGCCGCCGCCGTGCTGCTGATGAGCGCCGATGACGCCGAAAAGCGTGGCATCCAGCCACTGGCCCGCATTGCCTCCTATGCCACCGCCGGGCTGGACCCGTCGATCATGGGCGTCGGCCCGATCTACGCCTCCCGCAAGGCCCTCGACAAGGCGGGCTGGTCGGTTTCCGACCTCGACCTGGTGGAAGCCAACGAGGCCTTCGCCGCGCAAGCCTGCGCCGTGAACAAGGACATGGGCTGGGATCCCTCGATCGTAAACGTGAACGGCGGCGCCATCGCCATCGGTCACCCCATCGGCGCTTCGGGCTGCCGCGTGCTCAATACCCTGCTCTTCGAAATGCAGCGCCGCGACGCCAAGAAGGGCCTCGCCACCCTCTGCATCGGCGGCGGCATGGGCGTGGCCATGTGCCTCGAACGCCCCTGA
- the phbB gene encoding acetoacetyl-CoA reductase — MTRVALVTGGSRGIGEAISKKLKSDGYEVAATYAGNDEKAKAFTEATGIKTYKWNVADYEASKAGIAQVEADLGPIDVVVANAGITRDAPFHKMTPEQWKDVIDTNLTGVFNTVHPVWPGMRERKFGRVIVISSINGQKGQFAQVNYAATKAGDLGIIKSLAQEGARAGITANAVCPGYIATEMVMAVPEKVRESIIGQIPAGRLGEPEEIARCVAFLASDDAGFINGSTISANGAQFFV; from the coding sequence ATGACCCGCGTTGCACTCGTCACCGGCGGTTCCCGAGGGATCGGGGAAGCCATTTCCAAAAAGCTGAAGTCCGATGGCTATGAAGTGGCCGCCACCTATGCGGGCAATGACGAGAAGGCCAAGGCCTTCACCGAGGCCACCGGCATCAAGACCTACAAGTGGAACGTGGCCGATTACGAGGCCTCCAAGGCCGGTATCGCCCAGGTCGAGGCCGATCTCGGCCCAATCGACGTGGTGGTCGCCAACGCTGGCATCACCCGCGATGCGCCCTTCCACAAGATGACGCCCGAGCAGTGGAAAGATGTGATCGACACCAACCTCACCGGCGTCTTCAACACCGTCCACCCGGTCTGGCCCGGCATGCGTGAGCGCAAGTTCGGGCGGGTGATCGTGATTTCCTCGATCAACGGCCAAAAAGGCCAGTTTGCCCAGGTCAACTATGCCGCCACCAAGGCCGGTGACCTTGGCATCATCAAATCGCTGGCCCAGGAAGGCGCCCGCGCCGGGATCACCGCCAACGCGGTCTGCCCCGGCTACATCGCCACAGAGATGGTGATGGCCGTGCCCGAGAAGGTGCGCGAGAGCATCATCGGCCAAATCCCCGCCGGTCGCCTTGGCGAGCCCGAGGAAATCGCCCGCTGCGTGGCCTTCCTCGCCTCCGACGATGCGGGCTTCATCAACGGCTCCACGATCTCGGCCAACGGCGCGCAGTTCTTCGTCTGA
- a CDS encoding DMT family transporter: MTRAAATAIGFTAILLWALLALFTVGSAPVPPLQLNAICFTIGGAIGLVWCAARPGGFARMLAPGWKVIAFGTTGLFGYHLLYFSALRVAPPAQAGLIAYLWPLFIVLFSGLLPGEKLRAGHIIGALLGFAGAAVVITGDGGGFTREWALGYGLAFACALTWSSYSVLSRRLGTAPSEVVTLFCLASALLSVVAHLALEQTAWPQGTLGWASMIALGLGPVGLAFYTWDIGMKRGNIQLLGTASYAAPLLSTLALVLADVAKPTEWLAASALLISLGAALAARASRRAAKLTSPKSKSPTG; encoded by the coding sequence ATGACACGCGCCGCCGCCACCGCCATCGGCTTCACCGCCATCCTACTCTGGGCGCTTCTGGCGCTGTTCACCGTGGGCTCCGCCCCGGTGCCGCCGCTTCAGCTCAATGCCATCTGCTTCACCATCGGCGGGGCCATCGGGCTTGTCTGGTGCGCCGCGCGGCCCGGCGGCTTTGCCCGCATGCTCGCGCCGGGCTGGAAGGTGATCGCCTTCGGCACCACCGGGCTCTTCGGCTACCACCTGCTCTACTTCTCCGCCCTGCGCGTTGCCCCGCCCGCGCAGGCCGGGCTCATCGCCTATCTCTGGCCGCTCTTCATCGTGCTCTTCTCCGGCCTCCTGCCGGGCGAAAAGCTGCGGGCCGGGCACATAATCGGGGCGTTGCTCGGCTTTGCCGGGGCGGCGGTTGTGATCACCGGCGATGGCGGCGGATTTACCCGCGAATGGGCGCTTGGCTACGGTCTGGCCTTCGCCTGCGCGCTCACCTGGTCAAGCTATTCGGTGCTGTCGCGCCGCCTCGGAACGGCCCCCTCCGAAGTTGTCACCCTCTTCTGCCTTGCCTCCGCCCTGCTCTCCGTGGTGGCCCACCTCGCGCTGGAGCAAACCGCATGGCCACAGGGCACGCTGGGCTGGGCGAGCATGATCGCGCTGGGGCTGGGGCCGGTGGGCCTTGCCTTCTATACTTGGGATATCGGCATGAAGCGCGGCAACATCCAGCTTTTGGGCACCGCCTCCTATGCGGCCCCGCTGCTCTCTACCCTTGCGCTCGTTCTCGCAGATGTGGCGAAGCCGACCGAGTGGCTGGCCGCCTCCGCCCTCCTGATCTCGCTTGGCGCCGCGCTTGCCGCTCGGGCAAGCCGCCGCGCCGCGAAGCTCACTTCGCCAAAGTCTAAGTCGCCAACCGGCTGA
- a CDS encoding YdcH family protein, with protein sequence MSVTAHLQELRRKHQVLSAEVEEAQRSPGASDLKIAEMKKQKLRLKEEISRLAT encoded by the coding sequence ATGTCCGTGACTGCCCATCTTCAGGAGCTTCGTCGCAAACACCAAGTACTCTCGGCCGAAGTGGAAGAGGCACAACGCAGCCCCGGGGCGAGCGATTTAAAGATCGCGGAGATGAAGAAGCAAAAACTTCGTCTGAAAGAAGAGATCAGCCGGTTGGCGACTTAG
- a CDS encoding tRNA1(Val) (adenine(37)-N6)-methyltransferase, translated as MQAWQPVAGYRAGMDAVLLSAAVPAQAGETALELGAGAGVASLCLAARVTGCRVTAVERDAAYAELARRNACENDGAVEVVEADIAALPPELKARSFAHVLFNPPYFDRRRGKASPDPAREAAMGEETPIAEWVDVAARRLAPLGLLTVIHRAERLPELLAALQGQGGFGGPQMLPLAGRAGRDAGRVIVQARKGGRADARLLAPMVLHRGPAHERDGDDFTEEAAAILREGAPLTRLL; from the coding sequence GTGCAGGCCTGGCAGCCGGTGGCGGGCTATCGGGCCGGGATGGATGCGGTGCTGCTTTCGGCAGCGGTGCCCGCGCAGGCCGGAGAGACGGCGCTGGAGCTGGGCGCGGGGGCCGGTGTGGCTAGCCTGTGCCTTGCAGCCCGGGTGACAGGCTGCCGGGTGACGGCAGTGGAGCGCGATGCGGCCTATGCCGAGCTTGCCCGCCGCAATGCCTGCGAGAACGACGGCGCGGTGGAGGTGGTGGAGGCCGACATTGCCGCCCTGCCGCCAGAGCTGAAGGCCCGCAGCTTTGCCCATGTGCTGTTCAACCCGCCCTATTTTGATCGTCGCCGTGGCAAAGCCTCGCCCGATCCGGCGCGAGAGGCGGCGATGGGCGAGGAAACGCCGATTGCAGAGTGGGTCGATGTGGCCGCCAGAAGGCTGGCACCGCTGGGCCTGCTCACGGTGATTCACAGGGCCGAGCGCCTGCCCGAATTGCTGGCGGCGCTCCAAGGGCAGGGCGGGTTTGGCGGGCCGCAGATGCTGCCGCTGGCCGGGCGCGCGGGGCGGGACGCCGGGCGGGTGATTGTGCAAGCCCGCAAGGGCGGGCGGGCCGATGCACGGCTGCTGGCCCCGATGGTGCTGCACCGGGGGCCGGCGCATGAGCGGGATGGGGACGACTTTACCGAAGAAGCGGCCGCGATTTTGCGGGAGGGCGCGCCGCTCACCCGGCTCTTGTGA
- a CDS encoding DUF2007 domain-containing protein, which yields MKAVLRTTDPTQLAFAKALLTGEDITCFEMDVHMSVLEGSIGVLPRRLMVADAEHEEAAEILRDNGVEGVVD from the coding sequence ATGAAGGCCGTTCTACGCACCACCGACCCGACACAACTCGCATTCGCCAAGGCGCTCCTGACCGGCGAGGATATAACTTGCTTCGAAATGGACGTCCATATGAGCGTGCTCGAAGGCTCCATAGGCGTTTTGCCGCGGCGGCTGATGGTGGCGGATGCCGAGCATGAGGAGGCCGCCGAGATCCTGCGCGACAACGGGGTCGAAGGTGTTGTCGACTGA
- a CDS encoding polyprenyl synthetase family protein, with the protein MAAVNALIAERMASEHAPRIPEVSAHLIEAGGKRLRPMLVLAAARLCGYAGPFHVHLAATVEFIHTATLLHDDVVDESAQRRGRPTANLLWDNKSSVLVGDYLFARAFQLMVEPGNLRVLSILSNAAATIAEGEVLQLSAAQDLKTDESVYLKVVRGKTAALFSAATEAGGVISGASDEATRALFDYGDALGIAFQIVDDYLDYAGDAGATGKNVGDDFRERKLTLPVIKAVAAANDEERDFWKRCIERGRQEEGDLETALGLLAKHGTLEATRTEATAWADRAKAALAPLPASDMRDMLIDLADYVVARIR; encoded by the coding sequence ATGGCTGCGGTCAACGCGCTCATCGCCGAGCGTATGGCCTCCGAACACGCCCCCCGCATCCCCGAGGTGTCGGCCCATCTGATCGAGGCAGGCGGCAAGCGCCTGCGCCCCATGCTGGTGCTCGCCGCGGCGCGGCTCTGTGGCTACGCCGGCCCCTTCCACGTGCACCTCGCCGCGACGGTCGAGTTCATCCACACCGCCACGCTGCTGCATGATGACGTGGTCGATGAAAGCGCCCAGCGCCGGGGCCGCCCCACCGCCAACCTGCTCTGGGATAACAAATCTTCCGTGCTGGTGGGCGATTACCTCTTCGCCCGCGCCTTCCAGCTCATGGTCGAGCCGGGCAACCTTCGGGTGCTCTCCATCCTCTCCAACGCGGCGGCCACCATCGCCGAGGGCGAGGTGCTGCAACTGAGCGCGGCGCAGGATTTGAAGACCGATGAGAGCGTCTATCTCAAGGTTGTGCGCGGCAAGACGGCGGCGCTGTTCTCGGCGGCAACAGAGGCGGGCGGGGTGATCTCCGGTGCCTCCGACGAGGCCACCCGCGCCCTCTTCGACTATGGCGACGCACTCGGCATCGCCTTCCAGATCGTCGATGACTACCTCGATTACGCGGGCGACGCCGGGGCGACCGGCAAGAACGTGGGCGACGATTTCCGCGAGCGCAAACTGACCCTGCCGGTGATCAAGGCCGTGGCGGCGGCAAATGACGAAGAGCGCGACTTCTGGAAGCGCTGCATCGAGCGTGGTCGGCAGGAAGAGGGCGATCTGGAAACCGCGCTCGGCCTTCTGGCGAAGCACGGCACGCTGGAGGCCACCCGAACCGAGGCCACCGCATGGGCCGACCGCGCCAAGGCCGCCCTCGCGCCGCTGCCCGCCAGCGACATGCGCGACATGCTCATCGACCTCGCCGATTACGTGGTCGCCCGCATCCGCTGA
- a CDS encoding 4-(cytidine 5'-diphospho)-2-C-methyl-D-erythritol kinase, with translation MTKVEAFAPAKINLALHVTGRRSDGYHLLDSLVCFADVGDHLILRDAAGMSLGASGPFGASVPPGPSNLVLQAAELMEAEAARLGLPAGGVSIQLEKNLPISSGLGGGSADAAAALRALSELWRLPMPGPHRLAEALGADVPVCADPSVAYRMRGIGEELTRIERMPQLNLLLVNPRVPVSTAAVFGRMERHDNAPLPEPPEAPTRRELVDWLTWQRNDLEAPACSLAPEIAEVLDELRLMEGVMLARMSGSGASCFAIFEDNEARDRAAGMLRDERPEWWVAEG, from the coding sequence ATGACGAAGGTTGAGGCCTTCGCCCCGGCCAAGATCAACCTTGCGCTTCACGTTACAGGCCGCCGCAGTGATGGGTATCACCTGCTCGACAGCCTCGTGTGCTTTGCCGATGTGGGCGATCACCTGATCCTGCGCGATGCGGCGGGGATGAGCCTTGGGGCCTCGGGCCCGTTTGGGGCAAGCGTGCCGCCGGGGCCTTCCAACCTTGTGTTGCAGGCTGCGGAGCTGATGGAGGCCGAGGCCGCGCGGCTTGGGCTGCCGGCGGGCGGTGTCTCTATCCAGCTGGAAAAGAACCTGCCGATCTCTTCCGGCCTCGGTGGTGGCTCGGCAGATGCCGCGGCTGCGCTGCGGGCGCTTTCGGAGTTGTGGCGCCTGCCTATGCCCGGCCCGCACAGGCTGGCAGAGGCGCTGGGCGCGGATGTGCCGGTTTGCGCAGATCCGAGCGTGGCCTACCGGATGCGCGGCATTGGCGAGGAGTTGACGCGGATCGAGCGGATGCCGCAACTCAACCTGCTGCTGGTCAACCCGCGCGTGCCGGTTTCGACGGCGGCGGTGTTTGGGCGGATGGAGCGGCATGACAACGCCCCCCTGCCGGAGCCGCCCGAGGCCCCCACGCGCCGCGAGCTGGTGGATTGGCTCACGTGGCAGCGCAATGATCTTGAAGCCCCCGCCTGCTCGCTGGCCCCGGAGATTGCCGAGGTGCTTGATGAGCTGCGCTTGATGGAGGGGGTGATGCTGGCGCGGATGTCAGGCTCTGGTGCCTCCTGCTTCGCCATTTTCGAGGACAATGAGGCACGCGACCGGGCCGCAGGGATGCTGCGCGATGAGCGGCCCGAGTGGTGGGTGGCCGAGGGCTGA